The Echinicola rosea genome has a segment encoding these proteins:
- a CDS encoding glycoside hydrolase family 125 protein, translating to MIRRDFIKTSAAASFGLAMGSGVSMAAGLAVKESNRPPKAQRNFTSKAVENTIDEIKKNIKDKELAWLFENCFPNTLDTTVEYSEGNGEPDTFVITGDIHAMWLRDSSAQVWPYVTLVNKDKKLKKLIQGVINRHNECIIIDPYANAFNNGPTGSEWESDHTDMKPELHERKWEIDSLCYAIRLANGYWKETGDASIFDDRWEKAMKLVVKTFKEQQRKEDNGPYHFQRTTPRATDTLSGDGYGNPVKPVGLICSAFRPSDDATIFPFLVPSNLFAVQSLRQLAVIYKEVKKDISSAKECEDLAKEVEDALHQYAVAEHLDYGKIYAFEVDGYGNQLFMDDSNVPSLLSMGYLGSLEIDDPIYQNTRDFVLSEDNPYFFSGKAAKGIGGPHVGMDYIWHMSITLQAMTATDDAEIKQCLDWLKTTHAGTGFMHEGFHKDDPDNFTRSWFAWANTLFGELIFTLYKEKPHLLA from the coding sequence ATGATCAGAAGGGATTTTATCAAAACCAGTGCTGCGGCCTCTTTTGGACTGGCCATGGGATCTGGAGTGTCCATGGCTGCCGGACTTGCCGTAAAGGAAAGTAACCGTCCACCAAAAGCCCAACGAAACTTCACCAGTAAGGCAGTAGAAAACACCATTGATGAAATAAAGAAGAACATCAAAGACAAGGAATTGGCATGGCTATTCGAAAACTGCTTTCCAAATACCTTGGATACGACAGTGGAATATTCCGAGGGAAATGGCGAGCCGGATACCTTTGTCATCACTGGGGATATCCATGCCATGTGGTTGCGTGATTCTTCCGCGCAGGTGTGGCCATATGTGACCTTGGTGAATAAGGACAAAAAGCTCAAAAAGCTTATTCAGGGGGTGATCAACCGCCACAATGAATGCATTATCATCGATCCTTATGCCAATGCCTTTAATAATGGCCCAACCGGAAGTGAATGGGAGAGTGACCATACCGACATGAAGCCCGAGCTTCACGAGCGGAAGTGGGAGATCGATTCCCTTTGCTATGCAATCCGCTTGGCCAATGGGTACTGGAAGGAAACTGGTGATGCCAGCATTTTCGATGACCGGTGGGAAAAGGCCATGAAGCTGGTCGTAAAAACCTTCAAAGAGCAACAGCGAAAAGAAGATAACGGTCCCTACCATTTCCAAAGAACGACCCCGAGGGCAACGGACACGCTTTCTGGCGACGGATATGGTAATCCCGTCAAACCCGTCGGCTTGATCTGTTCTGCATTCAGACCATCGGATGATGCGACCATTTTTCCGTTCCTGGTACCTTCCAATTTGTTTGCTGTGCAGTCTTTGCGACAGCTGGCAGTGATTTACAAGGAGGTGAAAAAGGATATTTCTTCGGCCAAGGAGTGCGAGGACCTGGCCAAAGAGGTGGAAGATGCGCTCCATCAATATGCGGTGGCAGAGCATTTGGATTATGGTAAAATCTATGCTTTTGAAGTGGATGGTTATGGTAACCAGCTTTTTATGGATGACTCTAATGTGCCGTCATTGCTAAGCATGGGCTATTTGGGTAGCTTGGAGATTGACGATCCGATCTACCAAAACACCAGGGATTTCGTGCTGAGCGAGGATAATCCTTATTTCTTCTCAGGAAAAGCCGCCAAAGGAATCGGAGGCCCGCACGTGGGAATGGACTATATCTGGCACATGAGCATCACCTTGCAGGCCATGACAGCGACCGATGATGCGGAAATCAAGCAGTGTTTGGACTGGCTGAAAACTACCCATGCGGGGACAGGATTTATGCATGAAGGATTCCACAAGGATGACCCAGATAATTTCACCAGAAGTTGGTTTGCATGGGCCAATACACTGTTTGGCGAACTGATATTTACCTTGTACAAGGAAAAGCCGCATTTGCTGGCCTGA
- a CDS encoding glycoside hydrolase family 76 protein produces MMKTYKVVLSILAISGGFTACIEDDLGPLRKDFDQVEVVQYDYAATADSMQNSLYSLYIAQDGVFNFNPGGSYGNYWPNAHALHVYVDAYTRTGDGAYLDKMKKLLHGIRDRNGGTFSNVFNDDMLWLGNACVRAYLETDDAEYLEVAEFLWEDILESHSEVFGGGITWKKDTPNLKNAVSNGPTIVLATRLYHVTQEETYLTWAKDLYDWQKSNLVDPQTGLVWDHIELIEGVPTVKKDWIFTYNAGTWIGAGLRLFQITGETGYLTDALQTAESAMNRSELSTEGILKNEGQGDGGLFKGIFVRYFTELIQEPAVSDGVRGDLVSFFKFNAETFYANGLRRPDMLCGPNWRQLPGDQVDLSTQLSGMMLMEAAALLQEEGVLE; encoded by the coding sequence ATGATGAAAACATATAAAGTAGTCTTATCGATACTGGCAATAAGTGGAGGATTTACCGCCTGCATAGAGGATGATTTGGGGCCGCTACGCAAGGATTTTGACCAAGTGGAAGTGGTGCAGTATGATTATGCTGCCACGGCTGATTCGATGCAGAATAGCCTATATTCCCTGTATATTGCCCAAGATGGGGTTTTTAATTTTAATCCGGGAGGATCCTATGGAAACTACTGGCCAAATGCCCATGCGCTCCATGTGTACGTGGACGCTTATACCCGGACCGGAGATGGTGCCTATTTGGACAAAATGAAGAAGTTGCTGCACGGGATCAGGGACAGAAACGGAGGAACCTTTTCGAATGTATTTAATGATGATATGCTGTGGTTAGGCAATGCCTGCGTTCGTGCTTATCTCGAAACAGATGATGCCGAATACCTGGAAGTAGCGGAATTTCTTTGGGAGGACATTTTGGAAAGTCACAGTGAGGTGTTTGGTGGAGGTATTACCTGGAAAAAGGACACGCCAAACCTAAAAAATGCCGTGTCCAATGGCCCCACGATCGTTTTGGCCACGAGACTGTACCATGTCACCCAAGAGGAAACATACCTTACTTGGGCCAAAGACCTTTACGATTGGCAAAAGTCCAATTTGGTAGATCCCCAAACCGGGCTGGTTTGGGACCATATCGAGCTGATTGAAGGGGTGCCAACCGTAAAAAAGGATTGGATATTTACCTATAATGCAGGAACCTGGATAGGCGCAGGACTGCGGTTATTCCAAATCACTGGTGAAACGGGCTATTTAACAGATGCCCTTCAGACAGCGGAGTCCGCAATGAACAGGTCGGAATTGTCCACGGAGGGAATCCTCAAAAATGAAGGGCAAGGGGACGGTGGCCTGTTCAAAGGGATCTTTGTCCGTTACTTTACGGAACTGATTCAGGAGCCCGCAGTGTCTGATGGTGTTCGTGGAGATTTGGTCAGCTTCTTTAAATTCAATGCGGAAACGTTCTATGCCAATGGGCTTCGTCGGCCAGATATGCTTTGTGGCCCCAATTGGAGACAATTACCCGGTGACCAAGTGGACCTCTCTACCCAATTGTCCGGTATGATGTTAATGGAAGCGGCAGCTTTGCTGCAGGAAGAAGGAGTGTTGGAATAG
- a CDS encoding SusE domain-containing protein, which produces MKNISYKLLSFLMVLVAFWGCQEDTEMHTEVTPVQSLYSPENNAFMNLGAQSSAIFEWEAAKAADNGVVLYDVVFDEEGGDFSDPLFIIPSDGRGMQRRLTLPFSELNSIAERAGIQPEAVGKLQWSVQSSKGINVQEIMDIRTIEVERPAGFPAPDELYLTGSATEAGEDLGDAILMTKTSANTFETYTSLKAGAYSFAERNSGEPDTYYIDGEKLRADGETEYTGEENVYRIRVDFSNGTTEIHEIGDVELWFAPNGEFLTALPYASNGTWMIDDFPIEFRQESWGRDERYKFRFMVTDAEGNTTEEWFGSTNGDNQRPNETTGPAYWYMVPVTNDRWNNCFKFATEVDNAAADIQIIFNAEVSNYTHSVTVE; this is translated from the coding sequence ATGAAAAATATTAGCTATAAACTCCTTTCCTTTCTGATGGTGCTGGTGGCCTTTTGGGGCTGTCAGGAAGATACTGAGATGCATACGGAAGTGACCCCTGTGCAATCCTTATATTCACCGGAAAACAATGCCTTTATGAACCTCGGTGCCCAGAGCTCGGCCATATTTGAGTGGGAAGCTGCCAAGGCTGCGGATAACGGGGTAGTGCTTTACGATGTGGTGTTTGATGAAGAGGGGGGAGATTTCTCCGATCCATTGTTTATTATTCCTTCAGATGGCAGAGGAATGCAGCGGCGACTGACATTGCCATTCTCAGAGCTGAACAGCATTGCCGAAAGGGCGGGAATCCAACCCGAAGCAGTAGGAAAACTGCAATGGTCGGTACAGTCCTCAAAAGGGATCAATGTCCAGGAGATCATGGATATCAGGACCATTGAGGTGGAAAGGCCTGCTGGATTTCCTGCTCCGGATGAATTGTACCTGACCGGCTCTGCCACAGAGGCTGGAGAGGATCTTGGCGACGCCATCCTGATGACAAAGACCAGTGCCAATACCTTTGAGACCTATACTTCCTTGAAAGCTGGTGCCTATTCCTTTGCCGAAAGAAATTCCGGTGAACCGGATACTTACTACATCGACGGCGAAAAATTACGTGCAGATGGAGAAACAGAATATACAGGTGAAGAAAACGTGTACCGTATCCGTGTGGATTTCTCCAATGGAACCACTGAAATACATGAGATTGGGGATGTGGAACTGTGGTTTGCACCGAATGGAGAATTTCTCACGGCGCTGCCTTATGCCTCCAATGGCACTTGGATGATAGACGACTTTCCCATCGAGTTTAGACAAGAAAGCTGGGGCAGGGACGAGCGGTACAAGTTTCGCTTTATGGTCACCGATGCCGAAGGCAATACCACGGAAGAATGGTTTGGCAGTACCAATGGCGATAACCAACGGCCAAATGAAACCACTGGCCCGGCTTATTGGTACATGGTGCCCGTGACCAATGACCGCTGGAACAACTGCTTCAAATTCGCGACAGAGGTGGACAATGCTGCTGCTGATATCCAAATAATTTTCAATGCAGAAGTGTCAAATTACACCCATTCCGTAACGGTAGAATAA
- a CDS encoding RagB/SusD family nutrient uptake outer membrane protein yields MKKLNNYTIMLSACCTLLWTGCKDLDLAPENTFTDLTYWTSAAKAESMLNTAYSQMFTSNRFFFNEGASDNAYNGRGDNAGAASLAAGTYDPSLGRLQSQWDDNYSAIKTCNIILENIDRVEDMDEAERERIKGEARFIRAYQHFQLMTWFGDVPLLDHDISIEEAQTISRTPKSQVLEFILSELEAASQVLPTQQELPEAERGRITSGAAMALKARVHLYEGQWQEVVATTEPLIMGDEYGSYGLFPSYEGLFMPENQYSQEDILSLQYVPQLRTWAEFFDMAPLSAGARLNALAPTQELVDSYLMENGLPITDPNAGYDESDPYDNRDPRLTATIVYHLYEWEDNGDTHTIYIQPGTDPDESAADEYVPGSSSTTTGYYTRKYFDPSRNTDFASGLNLMLFRYADVLLMYAEAKNELNQMDQTTWNETVRALRERAGFEAPVALDFDADLGQEGWREVIRNERRVELAMEGLRVFDIRRWRIAEDVLNGWAHGAQFGPPSEDNGYLRVNLRSFDPSKHYLWPIPRDERNLNPNLTQNPGWE; encoded by the coding sequence ATGAAAAAACTCAATAACTATACAATCATGTTATCGGCGTGCTGCACACTGCTATGGACTGGGTGCAAGGACTTGGATTTGGCGCCGGAAAATACCTTTACGGATTTGACTTATTGGACCTCTGCGGCCAAAGCAGAAAGCATGCTGAATACGGCATATTCGCAGATGTTTACCAGTAATCGCTTCTTTTTCAATGAAGGAGCCTCCGACAATGCCTACAATGGCCGTGGAGACAATGCCGGGGCAGCGTCCTTGGCTGCAGGTACCTATGATCCTTCCCTCGGACGCCTACAGTCCCAGTGGGATGATAACTACAGTGCCATCAAGACCTGTAATATCATTTTGGAAAATATCGATCGTGTGGAGGATATGGACGAAGCAGAACGCGAGCGCATCAAAGGCGAAGCACGTTTTATCAGGGCATATCAGCATTTCCAGTTGATGACCTGGTTTGGAGATGTGCCTTTATTGGACCATGACATCTCTATCGAGGAAGCCCAGACCATCTCCCGGACACCAAAAAGCCAAGTGCTGGAATTTATCCTGAGTGAATTGGAAGCAGCCAGCCAGGTACTGCCCACCCAGCAGGAATTACCAGAAGCAGAACGGGGCCGCATCACCAGCGGTGCAGCCATGGCCCTCAAAGCGCGGGTTCACCTGTATGAAGGCCAGTGGCAAGAGGTGGTGGCCACTACCGAGCCATTGATTATGGGTGATGAATATGGCAGTTATGGTCTTTTCCCTTCCTATGAAGGCTTGTTTATGCCTGAAAACCAGTACAGCCAAGAAGACATCCTCAGCCTGCAGTATGTGCCGCAGTTGCGCACTTGGGCTGAATTCTTTGACATGGCACCTTTATCGGCAGGAGCTCGGCTAAATGCCCTGGCACCTACCCAAGAGTTGGTGGACAGCTATTTGATGGAAAATGGATTGCCCATTACAGATCCCAATGCTGGTTACGATGAAAGTGATCCATATGATAATAGGGATCCGAGGTTGACTGCGACCATCGTTTACCACCTCTATGAATGGGAAGACAATGGCGATACCCATACCATCTATATCCAGCCGGGAACAGATCCGGACGAATCAGCAGCGGATGAGTATGTACCGGGATCTTCATCTACGACGACGGGTTATTATACCAGGAAGTACTTTGATCCCTCGCGCAATACGGATTTTGCCTCAGGGCTAAATCTGATGCTTTTTCGCTATGCCGATGTGCTGCTGATGTATGCAGAGGCCAAGAATGAACTGAACCAAATGGATCAGACTACTTGGAATGAGACGGTCAGAGCACTTCGTGAAAGGGCAGGATTTGAAGCGCCAGTGGCATTGGATTTTGATGCTGATCTGGGCCAGGAAGGCTGGCGGGAAGTGATCCGGAATGAGCGTAGAGTGGAGCTGGCCATGGAAGGCTTGCGGGTGTTTGATATCCGCAGGTGGCGCATTGCAGAAGATGTGCTCAATGGCTGGGCCCATGGAGCGCAATTTGGTCCACCATCCGAAGACAATGGCTACTTGCGGGTAAACCTAAGATCTTTTGATCCTTCCAAGCATTACCTGTGGCCCATCCCTCGTGATGAACGAAACCTGAACCCTAATCTGACCCAAAATCCCGGCTGGGAATAA